In Lacibacter sp. H375, one DNA window encodes the following:
- the trmB gene encoding tRNA (guanosine(46)-N7)-methyltransferase TrmB, which produces MGQKKLIRFAEIETFPNVLQYPQDIKGKWNEFFKNDHPITLELACGKGEYAVGLGRLYPQRNFIGIDLKGNRIWVGAKTALKESLTNVAFVRSQIDQVTNYFAEGEVSEIWITFPDPQLRASKHKKRLTHPKFLRSYQQLLKQGGLIHLKTDSPVLYRFTKEVISLYNLPLHTSTDDLYKEETISDELKIKTHYEGLDIAQSNRIHYLQFSLPATPLPAEPDALLKKWVFDSEKD; this is translated from the coding sequence ATGGGACAAAAAAAGCTCATCCGTTTTGCTGAAATAGAAACCTTTCCTAATGTGTTGCAGTATCCGCAGGATATAAAAGGAAAGTGGAATGAATTTTTTAAGAACGATCACCCGATCACTTTAGAACTGGCTTGTGGCAAAGGCGAGTATGCTGTTGGGCTGGGCCGTTTATATCCTCAACGGAATTTTATTGGTATAGATCTTAAAGGCAACCGCATTTGGGTAGGAGCCAAAACTGCATTGAAAGAAAGTTTGACCAACGTTGCGTTTGTACGTTCACAAATTGACCAGGTGACGAATTATTTTGCTGAAGGCGAAGTAAGTGAAATATGGATCACGTTTCCTGATCCACAACTCCGTGCATCGAAACACAAAAAGCGTTTAACACATCCAAAATTTTTACGTTCGTATCAGCAATTGCTGAAACAAGGCGGACTTATTCATTTGAAAACTGACTCACCGGTACTTTATCGTTTCACAAAAGAGGTGATCAGCTTGTATAATTTGCCGCTGCATACTTCAACCGATGATCTGTATAAAGAAGAAACCATCAGCGATGAGTTGAAGATCAAAACACATTATGAAGGGTTGGATATTGCACAAAGTAACCGCATCCATTACCTGCAATTCAGTTTACCTGCAACGCCATTACCTGCTGAGCCCGATGCTTTGTTAAAAAAATGGGTGTTTGATTCTGAGAAAGACTGA
- a CDS encoding transmembrane-type terpene cyclase, with the protein MPFINLQDYTVLDHLLFGIGCFLWVIVYILTLINIRKFKFVEIPMIAVSINFAWETLWSWFFVSDMGMLYVWGYRSWFFLDCFIVFYTLRYGYKQLQLSVSQSATRFSFVAYWIAWLVVLYFFSIKFDIPQSGMGGYGGYWCNMLMSSAYITLILRTKNLEYFSLPGAWLKWLGTFLVTLFCFNHEQWKGEWFLYSLGIATAILDIVYICIFYWLKKKQTANVSMG; encoded by the coding sequence ATGCCGTTTATTAATTTGCAAGACTATACTGTTTTAGATCACCTGCTTTTTGGGATCGGTTGTTTTTTATGGGTGATTGTTTATATCCTGACATTGATCAATATCCGCAAATTTAAATTTGTGGAGATTCCAATGATTGCGGTGTCCATCAACTTTGCATGGGAAACCTTGTGGAGCTGGTTTTTTGTTTCGGATATGGGTATGTTGTATGTGTGGGGTTACAGAAGTTGGTTTTTTCTTGATTGCTTTATTGTTTTTTATACACTGCGGTATGGTTATAAGCAATTACAGTTATCCGTATCGCAGTCAGCTACACGTTTTTCCTTTGTTGCATATTGGATAGCCTGGCTGGTTGTACTTTATTTTTTCAGTATTAAATTTGATATTCCTCAAAGTGGAATGGGTGGTTATGGCGGTTACTGGTGCAACATGCTCATGTCTTCGGCCTATATTACACTTATACTTCGTACAAAAAACCTGGAATATTTTTCATTACCTGGTGCATGGTTAAAATGGCTGGGTACTTTCCTGGTTACATTGTTTTGTTTTAATCATGAACAATGGAAGGGCGAATGGTTTTTATACAGCCTTGGTATTGCCACGGCAATTTTAGATATTGTTTATATCTGTATTTTCTATTGGTTAAAGAAAAAACAAACCGCTAATGTCAGCATGGGGTAA
- a CDS encoding LacI family DNA-binding transcriptional regulator — protein sequence MANATLKKIAQVLDISISTVSRALKNHPDISQSTKQKVMELAETLEYEPNAVAVNLRSKNTKVFGILIPSITNNFYDSFIAAVEEEVKQSGYSLMILQSADNPETETVNLKIYRQNRVSGVFACLSKETTNLDAFHKMKDAGIPVVFFDKVPDDDTYNRVCLADKDAAIMAAEALLKKNKKNILGIFGDTHLSITKRRLKAFQETLLADKKIKLSLEYADTPEEAENISKSYFQLKKQPDAVFCMSDEILTGVMKSVQKLKIGVPQQTGIISLSDGFFPKLYYPEITFVETSGYQLGKLACERMMQCVKGKEEPKEIFVGSRFVEGGSL from the coding sequence ATGGCAAACGCAACACTTAAAAAGATAGCCCAGGTACTGGATATCAGTATTTCTACCGTATCAAGGGCACTAAAAAATCACCCTGATATTTCACAAAGCACGAAGCAAAAAGTCATGGAGTTGGCTGAAACGTTGGAATACGAACCAAATGCCGTTGCTGTTAACCTTCGCAGTAAAAACACAAAAGTTTTTGGTATACTGATTCCATCGATTACCAATAATTTCTATGATTCTTTTATTGCGGCTGTGGAGGAGGAGGTAAAGCAATCGGGTTACTCGCTTATGATTCTACAAAGTGCAGATAATCCAGAAACAGAAACAGTAAACCTGAAGATCTACCGGCAAAACAGGGTTAGTGGTGTGTTTGCATGTTTATCAAAAGAAACCACTAATCTCGATGCATTTCATAAAATGAAAGATGCCGGTATACCTGTTGTATTTTTTGATAAGGTACCGGATGATGACACTTATAACAGGGTTTGTCTTGCAGATAAAGATGCCGCTATAATGGCTGCAGAAGCTTTACTAAAGAAAAATAAGAAGAACATTCTGGGCATTTTTGGTGACACACATTTGTCAATTACCAAACGAAGACTCAAAGCGTTTCAGGAAACTTTGTTAGCAGATAAGAAAATAAAACTCTCTCTTGAATATGCAGATACGCCTGAGGAAGCCGAAAATATCAGCAAGAGTTACTTTCAATTGAAGAAACAGCCTGATGCTGTTTTTTGCATGAGTGATGAAATATTAACTGGTGTAATGAAGAGTGTTCAGAAACTGAAAATCGGGGTGCCACAACAAACAGGCATTATTAGCTTAAGCGATGGTTTTTTCCCTAAACTATATTATCCAGAGATCACGTTTGTTGAAACAAGTGGTTATCAATTAGGTAAGCTTGCCTGTGAACGTATGATGCAATGTGTAAAAGGGAAAGAAGAGCCCAAGGAAATATTTGTCGGCTCACGTTTTGTTGAAGGTGGTTCGTTATAA
- a CDS encoding SusC/RagA family TonB-linked outer membrane protein, whose translation MILTKLARGILTMFSVFVLVAFASAQTKTITGKVTDSKGEAVPSATVTVKGTRTSTSTGNDGTFRLAVPSNATTLVISSVGYTSTEVSISGDVVNATLEVANEALNEVVVIGYGTQRKRDLTGAVASVKAKDFNQGVQIAPDQLIQGKVAGVQVINNSGQPGGATTFKIRGNSSLRTGNQPLFVIDGVIVDGSSARPGLSVTGLGSTPDGNPLNFINPNDIASIDVLKDASATAIYGSRGANGVVIVTTKKGQSGTPKVELSGSYGVSSILRKIEVLNAAEYKQSLTDYGLTSGNYNADVDAYDAILTTANTLNGSLAVSGGSESARYRVSVGYLDQEGIIKNTGFKKLTAGINSTMKLLKSKRAGLDFNLVVSQQNERLGAISNNAGFTGNVLSTALQWNPTRALRKPDGSINNYFDGSTLNPLEFIEGYNDKILSTNVVGSVAPSFKFTDNLEYKLIYGFNYGSGERRTSIRNWVNLEENGINGTNPNGRGTAAIGNNQLLTQTVTQTLNYTKRIGKELNFTGLLGYEYFRKENKGSNLFARGGFGYLDLDYTDVIEAGLNSNKRFYAFNNPVEEIRSFFTRLNFDYKSKYYLTATFRADGSSKFGSNNRYGFFPSFSAGWNVSDEDFFDVGFINSLKVRGGWGITGNQEFPAGASLARYVLNENNGGISQVQLPNADLKWQQDAQTNIGIDFSMFNRKLSGTIDLFSRNTKQLLFPSISPQPSPGTTIWKNLDGEVMNRGIEITLNAAILSKQDFSWDFGVNATFVKNEVSGLPAPIQTGELNGQGMSGTLSQLITNGQPINTFYTRDFRGIDKATGQSIYVNDGNVFYFLGNPNPTTILGISTTVSYKNLSLTANLNGAFGHVLYNNTANSVLPIGNLGTRNIAKDLYKNGESITNPITSSSRYLEKGDYLKAANTTLSYKFGNIGKEISGITVYVTAQNLFLLTKYNGFDPEVNTDKQVNGIPSVGIDYIGYPSARTFLFGVNVSF comes from the coding sequence ATGATCTTGACGAAACTTGCAAGAGGCATTCTCACCATGTTCAGTGTGTTTGTACTGGTGGCGTTTGCTTCAGCACAAACCAAAACGATTACAGGTAAAGTAACAGATTCAAAAGGCGAAGCTGTACCCTCCGCAACTGTAACAGTTAAAGGAACAAGAACCTCTACCTCCACCGGCAATGATGGTACATTCCGGTTAGCAGTTCCATCTAATGCAACCACTTTAGTTATTTCATCTGTTGGTTATACTTCTACAGAAGTAAGTATATCCGGCGATGTTGTTAACGCTACATTGGAAGTTGCCAATGAAGCTTTGAACGAAGTGGTAGTAATTGGCTATGGTACACAACGTAAACGTGATTTAACGGGAGCAGTTGCTTCTGTTAAAGCAAAAGACTTTAACCAAGGGGTGCAAATTGCACCTGATCAGCTCATTCAGGGTAAAGTTGCCGGCGTACAGGTAATTAATAACAGCGGTCAACCCGGTGGCGCTACAACTTTCAAAATTCGTGGTAACTCATCATTAAGAACGGGTAACCAGCCTTTGTTTGTTATCGATGGAGTTATTGTGGATGGATCAAGCGCAAGACCGGGCTTAAGCGTTACGGGCTTGGGTTCAACTCCCGATGGCAATCCGTTGAATTTTATTAATCCAAACGACATTGCGTCAATTGATGTATTAAAAGATGCATCTGCAACAGCCATTTACGGTTCACGTGGCGCCAATGGCGTAGTGATTGTTACTACCAAGAAAGGTCAAAGCGGCACTCCTAAGGTAGAATTGAGCGGCAGCTACGGCGTTAGTTCTATTCTCAGAAAAATTGAAGTGTTGAATGCTGCTGAATACAAACAATCTTTAACAGATTATGGATTAACAAGTGGCAATTATAATGCAGATGTGGATGCATATGATGCCATTCTAACAACTGCTAATACACTTAATGGTTCATTAGCTGTAAGCGGTGGATCAGAAAGCGCCCGCTACCGTGTATCTGTTGGTTATCTTGACCAGGAAGGTATTATCAAGAATACAGGGTTCAAGAAATTAACTGCAGGTATTAACTCAACTATGAAGCTGCTGAAAAGTAAGCGGGCCGGTCTTGATTTTAATTTGGTTGTATCACAACAAAACGAAAGACTTGGCGCCATTAGTAACAATGCAGGGTTTACCGGTAACGTGTTATCAACTGCATTGCAATGGAACCCAACACGTGCTTTAAGAAAGCCTGATGGATCGATCAATAACTACTTTGATGGTTCCACACTCAATCCATTAGAATTTATTGAGGGTTACAACGATAAGATATTATCGACAAACGTAGTAGGTAGTGTTGCACCGTCATTTAAATTTACCGACAACCTTGAGTATAAGTTGATTTATGGTTTTAACTACGGAAGTGGTGAACGCAGAACATCTATACGTAACTGGGTAAATTTAGAGGAGAATGGAATTAATGGCACTAATCCTAACGGTAGAGGTACTGCTGCAATCGGTAACAACCAACTGCTTACTCAAACCGTAACACAAACACTCAATTATACTAAGCGAATAGGAAAAGAATTGAACTTTACAGGTTTATTGGGATATGAGTATTTCAGAAAAGAAAATAAAGGCTCCAACTTATTTGCAAGAGGAGGATTTGGATATTTAGATCTCGATTATACTGATGTAATTGAAGCTGGGTTAAATTCGAATAAGCGATTTTACGCTTTCAATAATCCCGTTGAAGAGATCAGATCATTCTTTACAAGGTTGAATTTTGATTATAAGAGCAAGTATTACCTCACTGCAACATTCAGAGCTGATGGATCAAGCAAGTTTGGTTCAAACAATCGTTATGGATTCTTTCCCTCTTTTTCAGCGGGATGGAATGTTTCAGACGAGGATTTCTTTGATGTGGGCTTTATCAATAGCTTGAAAGTACGTGGTGGCTGGGGTATTACCGGTAACCAGGAATTCCCGGCAGGTGCATCGCTTGCACGCTATGTGTTGAATGAAAACAATGGCGGTATTTCGCAGGTGCAATTACCTAATGCTGATCTTAAATGGCAACAGGATGCACAAACAAATATTGGTATCGACTTTTCTATGTTCAACAGAAAGTTGAGTGGTACAATTGACCTTTTTAGCAGAAACACAAAGCAACTACTTTTCCCAAGTATTTCACCTCAGCCATCTCCGGGTACAACAATCTGGAAGAATCTCGATGGCGAAGTAATGAACAGGGGTATTGAGATTACATTGAATGCAGCAATTCTTTCAAAACAGGATTTCTCATGGGATTTTGGAGTAAACGCCACATTTGTTAAGAATGAAGTATCCGGCTTGCCTGCACCAATTCAAACAGGTGAGTTGAACGGACAAGGTATGTCTGGTACATTATCTCAACTTATTACAAACGGGCAACCTATCAATACGTTTTACACAAGAGATTTCAGGGGAATTGATAAGGCTACAGGTCAATCAATTTACGTAAATGATGGAAACGTGTTTTATTTCCTGGGCAACCCTAATCCAACAACCATTCTTGGTATTTCAACAACAGTAAGCTACAAGAACTTATCACTTACTGCAAATCTGAATGGTGCATTTGGTCATGTTCTTTACAACAATACAGCAAATTCTGTGTTACCTATTGGTAACCTTGGTACAAGAAATATTGCCAAGGATTTGTATAAGAATGGAGAGTCAATTACGAACCCAATTACTTCTTCATCACGCTATTTAGAGAAAGGAGATTATCTGAAAGCTGCTAATACTACACTGTCTTATAAGTTTGGAAACATTGGTAAAGAGATCAGTGGAATTACAGTGTATGTAACAGCACAGAACCTTTTCCTTTTAACCAAGTATAATGGATTTGATCCTGAGGTAAATACAGATAAACAAGTGAATGGTATCCCTTCTGTTGGTATCGATTATATCGGGTACCCTTCAGCAAGAACATTCTTATTTGGAGTTAACGTATCATTCTAA
- a CDS encoding O-antigen ligase family protein: protein MQQAVSKQDLVSWWLPAIGAIICFVTGIVLDERILLVLPFAALAIFVFSKNLRYLFFALLFAIPLSTEFSVTATLSTDLPDEPMMLMLAGSLLLLLILKPSMLPKELMKSSLVLLVLLQLVWMIVTVLFSHEIWLSIKYCLAKSWFLLAFVIGGLLFLRTKDDLKLASKALIFSMLIPIVISLVRHAGKGFSFESINSTLDPFFRNHVNYSALIVCLFPILIMWYYYGEQQLRKWIIACITVFIIALFFAYSRGAWLCLLSGAITWVAVKRRFLLSLIFAALIIAGAALFWLMQNDNYLKFAPDFNTTTQHTDFNEHLEATYTLKDMSTMERFYRWIAGIKMLNEEKMHGFGPNSFTIYYKEYTVTAFKTWVSSNEEKSSVHNYFLLIAIEQGLPGLVLLLVLLIYMFAAAVKAYHTLHDPFERSLAMLCAVVLSMIVTLNLLSDLIETDKIGSLYFIILGLLIRLQVKVNEQNKQPVLL, encoded by the coding sequence ATGCAGCAGGCTGTTTCAAAACAGGATTTAGTGAGTTGGTGGCTACCAGCCATTGGAGCAATTATTTGTTTTGTTACGGGCATTGTATTAGATGAGAGAATTTTATTGGTGCTGCCTTTTGCAGCACTCGCCATATTTGTATTCAGCAAAAATCTACGTTACTTATTTTTTGCATTACTGTTTGCCATTCCCCTCTCAACTGAATTTTCTGTTACGGCCACGCTGTCAACCGACTTGCCTGACGAACCGATGATGTTGATGCTGGCTGGTTCATTGTTGTTGTTGCTGATTCTTAAACCTTCAATGCTACCAAAGGAATTAATGAAAAGCAGTTTGGTTCTGTTGGTCCTGTTGCAGTTGGTGTGGATGATTGTAACTGTTCTCTTTTCACATGAAATATGGTTGAGTATCAAATATTGTCTTGCAAAATCGTGGTTCCTGTTAGCGTTTGTTATTGGTGGCTTGCTGTTCCTCCGTACAAAAGATGATCTCAAGCTTGCATCAAAGGCATTGATCTTTTCTATGCTGATACCAATTGTAATAAGTTTAGTACGTCATGCAGGCAAAGGCTTTTCATTCGAATCGATCAACTCAACGCTTGATCCGTTTTTTCGTAATCATGTCAATTATTCCGCACTTATTGTGTGTCTGTTCCCTATACTGATCATGTGGTATTATTATGGAGAGCAACAACTGCGTAAATGGATCATTGCCTGCATAACTGTTTTTATTATTGCGTTGTTCTTTGCTTATTCAAGAGGTGCATGGCTATGCCTTTTATCCGGTGCCATTACATGGGTTGCAGTTAAGCGCCGTTTTTTATTATCGCTCATATTTGCTGCATTGATCATCGCCGGAGCTGCTCTGTTCTGGCTTATGCAGAATGATAACTATTTAAAGTTTGCACCTGATTTTAATACCACAACCCAACACACCGATTTCAATGAGCACCTGGAGGCAACCTATACATTAAAAGATATGTCGACAATGGAGCGGTTCTATCGATGGATTGCCGGTATAAAAATGCTGAACGAAGAGAAGATGCATGGCTTTGGTCCAAACAGTTTTACTATTTATTATAAAGAATACACAGTTACAGCCTTTAAAACTTGGGTAAGCAGTAACGAAGAAAAATCATCAGTACATAATTATTTCCTATTGATCGCTATTGAGCAAGGTTTGCCTGGGTTGGTATTACTGTTAGTCCTGCTTATTTACATGTTTGCAGCTGCTGTAAAGGCATATCATACATTACATGATCCGTTTGAGCGTTCGCTTGCCATGCTTTGTGCAGTTGTATTGAGTATGATTGTAACACTGAACCTGCTGAGCGATTTGATTGAGACAGATAAGATCGGCAGTCTTTATTTTATTATACTTGGGTTGCTGATAAGATTACAGGTAAAAGTTAATGAACAAAACAAACAACCTGTTTTGTTATAA
- a CDS encoding DUF5522 domain-containing protein, which translates to MNNLKEGLDFYYDEQDNIVLTAKYHLDKGYCCGHGCRHCPYDYEAVPEPRRTLVIKERKDALQKTTSTSQNG; encoded by the coding sequence ATGAATAACTTAAAGGAAGGATTGGATTTCTATTATGATGAGCAAGACAATATAGTGCTCACTGCCAAGTATCATCTTGACAAAGGATACTGTTGCGGCCACGGTTGCCGGCATTGTCCTTACGATTATGAAGCTGTTCCGGAGCCTCGTCGTACCTTGGTAATAAAAGAGCGAAAAGATGCCCTCCAAAAAACAACCTCAACTTCCCAAAACGGGTAA
- a CDS encoding Lrp/AsnC ligand binding domain-containing protein: protein MGAKLNLDKLDLQIISEMMEDAQISYADLGKKLFVSGGTIHVRIKKLQEHGIVKGTKLNVDLKALGYDITAFVGIFLEKSSLYDTVAKDLRKIPEIVRLNYTTGNYSMFIEVVCKDINQLRFVLHDALQKIKGIERTETFISLDESFNRKVEVVQDLA from the coding sequence ATGGGTGCTAAATTGAATCTTGACAAACTGGACCTGCAGATCATTTCTGAAATGATGGAAGATGCTCAGATCTCCTATGCCGATTTGGGAAAGAAACTCTTTGTTTCAGGCGGTACCATTCATGTGCGCATTAAAAAACTGCAGGAACATGGTATTGTGAAAGGCACTAAACTCAATGTTGATCTGAAAGCTCTGGGTTATGATATCACAGCCTTTGTGGGCATATTCCTGGAGAAAAGCTCGTTGTACGATACGGTTGCAAAAGACCTTCGCAAGATACCGGAGATCGTTCGCCTCAATTATACAACCGGTAACTATAGTATGTTTATTGAAGTGGTGTGTAAGGATATCAATCAACTTCGTTTTGTGTTGCACGATGCGTTGCAGAAAATTAAGGGGATCGAACGTACAGAAACCTTTATTTCGCTTGATGAAAGCTTTAACCGCAAAGTGGAAGTGGTACAGGATCTTGCCTGA
- a CDS encoding hydroxysqualene dehydroxylase translates to MPKVIILGGGVAGMSAAHELMERGFEVEVYDRHKQYPGGKARSVNVPVAGHEQNEPLPGEHGFRFFPGFYKHIIDTMKRIPFTTKEGETKTVVDNLVPTERVRLAREGKESITTLVNFPHSLNDLHVLLASMHANTGLTEEEKKFFATKVWQLMTSCYDRRANDYERISWWDYLEADRFSDDYRALLVQGLTRTLVAANARKASTKTGGDIFLQLVFNMTNPGVHTDRVLNGPTNEVWLHPWYTYLTEKGVKYIKHHEVTALQMEKRKITGATLLNHTTNEPVTVTGDYYLLAVPVERAAPLFTQEMLAIDPTLQGVVNLAPSVAWMNGVQYFLTDEVNVVDGHCIYSDSAWAVTSISQLQFWKDYDIRTKGNGKIRTVFSVDVSDWDTPGSIDCTNGKPAKECSHEEIKDEVWHQIKASLNVNGQKLVQDETPLLWHIDGDIKRIPGSGSREKNEEPLLVNTINSWGLRPDAHTLIPNLFLASDYVRTYTDLATMEGANEAARRAVNAIISTSGSKAKLCEIWNLHEPAILAPIRAHDQKRYEKGLPWKSYEPWWLKLVIAVLKFFKKLLGK, encoded by the coding sequence ATGCCGAAAGTTATTATTCTTGGCGGCGGTGTTGCGGGAATGAGTGCCGCACACGAGCTAATGGAGCGTGGCTTTGAAGTAGAAGTTTACGACAGACACAAGCAATACCCCGGAGGGAAGGCCCGCAGCGTAAACGTACCTGTTGCCGGACATGAGCAAAACGAACCTTTACCGGGCGAACATGGGTTCCGGTTTTTCCCCGGTTTTTACAAACACATCATTGATACCATGAAGCGTATTCCCTTTACAACTAAAGAAGGGGAAACGAAAACGGTGGTTGATAATCTTGTACCAACCGAACGGGTAAGGTTAGCAAGGGAAGGAAAAGAATCAATCACAACGCTTGTAAATTTTCCGCATTCATTAAATGATCTGCATGTTCTGCTTGCATCCATGCACGCCAACACAGGTCTTACAGAAGAAGAGAAGAAATTTTTTGCAACAAAAGTGTGGCAACTGATGACATCATGTTACGACAGGCGGGCCAACGACTATGAACGTATCAGTTGGTGGGATTATTTAGAGGCAGATCGTTTCAGTGACGATTACCGTGCTTTGTTAGTGCAGGGTTTAACCCGAACGTTGGTAGCCGCAAATGCTCGCAAGGCAAGTACAAAAACAGGCGGCGATATTTTTCTGCAGTTGGTATTTAATATGACAAATCCTGGTGTGCATACAGATAGGGTATTAAATGGTCCTACAAACGAAGTGTGGCTGCACCCATGGTATACCTACTTAACAGAAAAGGGAGTGAAGTATATAAAACATCATGAAGTAACCGCTTTGCAAATGGAGAAGAGGAAAATTACCGGGGCAACTCTCCTAAACCACACAACAAATGAACCGGTAACTGTTACCGGCGATTATTATTTGCTGGCAGTTCCAGTTGAACGTGCAGCGCCATTGTTTACACAGGAAATGCTGGCAATTGATCCAACATTGCAGGGCGTGGTAAATCTTGCACCAAGTGTGGCGTGGATGAATGGCGTACAATATTTTTTAACTGATGAAGTGAACGTAGTTGATGGGCATTGTATTTATTCCGATTCTGCATGGGCTGTAACATCCATTTCGCAGCTTCAATTCTGGAAAGATTATGACATCCGCACAAAAGGAAATGGAAAAATCAGAACTGTGTTTTCGGTTGATGTATCGGATTGGGATACACCTGGCTCAATTGATTGCACCAATGGTAAGCCGGCAAAAGAATGTTCGCATGAAGAAATAAAAGATGAAGTATGGCACCAGATAAAAGCGAGCCTGAATGTGAACGGACAGAAACTTGTGCAGGATGAAACACCGTTGTTGTGGCATATTGATGGAGACATCAAACGGATTCCCGGCTCAGGAAGTCGTGAAAAAAATGAAGAGCCCTTGTTGGTGAATACAATCAACTCATGGGGGCTTCGTCCTGATGCGCATACACTTATTCCAAATCTTTTTCTTGCATCAGACTACGTACGCACTTATACCGATCTGGCAACAATGGAAGGAGCAAATGAAGCAGCACGCCGTGCCGTTAACGCAATCATAAGTACATCAGGCAGTAAAGCCAAACTCTGTGAAATATGGAATTTGCACGAGCCCGCAATTCTTGCCCCGATTCGTGCACACGATCAGAAGCGTTACGAGAAAGGGCTGCCCTGGAAATCGTATGAACCGTGGTGGTTGAAGTTGGTTATAGCTGTATTGAAATTTTTTAAAAAGCTGTTGGGTAAATAG
- a CDS encoding adenylate/guanylate cyclase domain-containing protein, protein MSAWGNFIESLFEFDVLDIQERRKRRMTIELALWIVVAGTMYNLVYVYLGFTEAITVSVLSIISTILNILVFYFSKKYKLFKITQLIILVFFGFLNHVVLGGFVDSSGVGLCAILAAMGALIFTDVRTARFFFVLFIIGIIGVGIWEFSIINRPFQMPRNLSLTFFIINFIFISGIIYFIVESAFIKSNAFQEQLEKEKAKTESLLLNILPGEIALELKNSGWTKARGYASVTVVFSDIIGFSSSARYLTPGKLVEELGLYFGAFDDIMEKYGLEKIKTIGDAYMFVGGIPTETNTHAHDAVKAALEMQEEVERIKQTGNISFPFQLRVGVHTGPIVAGVVGKKKFVYDVWGETVNIAARMEQKGEAGEVNISQATYYLIQNDFSCTPRGKISAKNVGDLEMYFVNRK, encoded by the coding sequence ATGTCAGCATGGGGTAATTTTATTGAAAGCTTATTTGAGTTTGATGTACTTGACATACAGGAACGCCGTAAACGGCGGATGACCATTGAACTGGCCCTGTGGATTGTGGTGGCGGGTACCATGTACAACCTCGTTTACGTGTACCTTGGTTTTACTGAAGCAATTACTGTTTCTGTTTTATCAATCATCAGTACCATCCTGAACATTCTCGTATTTTATTTTTCAAAAAAGTATAAGCTTTTTAAAATAACACAGCTTATCATTCTTGTTTTTTTTGGCTTCCTCAATCATGTTGTGCTTGGTGGATTTGTTGACAGCAGCGGCGTGGGGTTATGTGCAATACTGGCTGCAATGGGTGCGTTGATCTTTACTGATGTTCGCACAGCACGTTTTTTTTTCGTTCTGTTTATTATCGGAATTATTGGTGTGGGCATATGGGAGTTTAGTATTATCAACCGGCCTTTTCAAATGCCGAGGAACCTGAGCCTTACTTTTTTTATTATCAATTTTATTTTTATCAGCGGTATCATTTATTTTATTGTTGAAAGCGCTTTTATTAAATCAAATGCATTTCAGGAGCAATTAGAAAAAGAGAAAGCAAAAACGGAATCGCTCTTATTAAATATTTTGCCCGGTGAAATAGCGCTTGAATTAAAAAATTCGGGATGGACCAAGGCAAGGGGCTATGCTTCTGTAACCGTCGTGTTTTCTGATATTATCGGCTTTTCATCAAGTGCCCGCTATTTAACTCCGGGTAAATTGGTGGAAGAACTTGGTTTGTATTTTGGTGCGTTTGATGATATTATGGAGAAGTACGGGTTAGAAAAAATTAAAACCATTGGGGATGCATACATGTTTGTTGGTGGAATTCCAACTGAAACAAATACACACGCTCATGATGCTGTGAAAGCCGCATTGGAAATGCAGGAAGAAGTGGAGCGAATAAAACAAACCGGTAACATTTCTTTTCCGTTTCAATTACGGGTTGGCGTACACACAGGGCCAATTGTTGCAGGTGTGGTTGGCAAGAAAAAATTTGTGTATGACGTATGGGGCGAAACAGTAAATATTGCTGCCCGTATGGAGCAAAAAGGTGAGGCCGGAGAGGTAAATATTTCACAGGCTACTTATTACCTCATTCAGAACGATTTTAGTTGTACGCCAAGAGGTAAAATCTCAGCTAAAAATGTAGGCGATCTTGAAATGTATTTTGTTAACAGGAAATGA